TTATGCTCCAACTTAATAAGCATAATTTTCTCGTGTTGTCTTATTAATTTTAGGCTAATCCCATGTATGTCGATGATCGGGTCCATTAGACATTGTGAGCATCTTTGGCACTGTGTTTGTTGAAAATCTACGTAATTAAGATCGACTCTGCTAAATTGGATTGGAATGCATTTCCTTTTTGCATGTTCATTTTAGAATATAGGCAATAACTGACcattgcacatatatatatatgctaattaatTCTTCAAGTAAGAAAATCAACTCATAAAGGCTCCTTGGGAACATATGGCTACTTTGCCAATTAATTGTTCCCATGAACTTGTTCTTGATAATAATAGGTACCTATAATTggtgtattttctttttaaaaaaatattcattcttTTACTAAATGGCTAGATAATTAGCTgttcctatatattttttaggagTGGTAATTTCAATTAAACACCTCTTTTTAAGATCATTTGAGACAATAATGATCTGTTATGATCTTGATCATGatattgaaaaatactatttcacATCGTATAGTCGTACGTGGTAGTGATTATGAGTTAAACACCTCTTTCTATAAAGGATTAAACGCTAGCTGTTCATTActccatatatttatatatatatatatatatatataaatagccATCACAAGATCTAGAAGAACCTCCAGCAGtactctagctagctagatgaTCTGAACTCCAATCTATAGAGAAtgtccaacaataaaataaagagattaTGTAAGAATATTAATGTGCAAGGCAATGGACTGTGTGGCTCATGATATGACACTGATCTCATGCATGCGTTGTCTGGCGTTCGATCGCCTTAGTACTCACTCATGGTGCCCAGTAAAAGTTACGtaccacacacacacccaaaccAGTACCAAGTTCAGCAAAAGCAATAGtgcaaaaaaatggagaaaccaaatttaaaaaaaaaaaaaaaaaaaaaaaaaaaaaaatcgatatcGATCCCATGTACGTTCTATAAATTGAGACAGACGTACGAATGAGAATGGAAAAAAGCcctataattaattacaacaaGAAAAACGATCGATGTCACGTTCAGATCGAATTAATGCTTGCTTGGCCACGAAAGAAGGCTGTTGATGTGAACCTGTATCTTGTGGCGGGAGGCTTGATCTATTAATGtgagtttctctctcttttgtgtTTTCACATTGTAAGCCAGGATCATTACAGAATTTGATGCTGCTACTGCTGCTGCTCCTGCTCTATGAGATTTAacatagtttattttattaacacaGAACAGCAATTCTTGCTCGTTCTCCGTCCAACCAATAGGTATCGAAGTCTGAGCTTCGTCTTTTTCCAAACCTACATCGATATTGCTGTAAAGTTTAGCCCATTCATTCTGATCCAAGTCCTTCAATATCCATACGTTGTAGTATACTGCAGAAACTCGCACCTCATAGCCTATATAACATAAGTAATTCCCCATGGCCATAAGCCGGCTTCCCTCATAAAGTCCCATTAATTCTTTTGGAATCTGAATGCAGCGAGTGGTTTCATCACGAACGTCAATGGCGTGAATAGAGCAGAACTCCTCTTGGTTGCAACCCAAACACTTAGATACGGAATACAGAAACCCACCAACGCAAATCGGCCGCTGCAGATACAGAAATGGATCATCGAACGATGATGGCGTTCCTTCTTGAGAATTATGTCTATCTATTCTTCTCCATGACATACCTACGCCCACAGTTGCTATCCCCCAATGATATTTCCCCGTCGAGTCCAGACGAGGGTTTATTACCTTGAGTTCCCCGGTTTCAGGGATGAAAGCAATGCTGCTGAACCGGTCAAAAGCACAAAGATTTCCGACGGGGCGAGGGAGTTTCATGACGTTCCCGGTAAGAGGATTTGCAACATATAAAGTACCGAAGAAGAGATTATTTCTGGGTTTGAATAGCGCCACTCCCCCAGAACTACCCAAGATTTCCCCAGCAAACTCGTGTTCATAATCTGTCAGTTTGAATTTTCCGTTTTTGTACTCGAAGAACCAACAGTTGTCTATGTGACAATCTTGTCGTACGAGTTGCCTAGGTTTTGCGTTCGAAACGAAGAGCCCAGGTTTTGCATGTAGCACTTGGTTCCTTACGAAAACGGGATTACGTATTGCATTAGCCCAAGTTTTGCAAACGTACCTCGCAGACTGGTGCAAAGTTTCAGCAGGAACACGACTGAGAATTTCGATGAGAAGATCCTCGGGAAGATCTGTTATGTCCATGTTTCTGGCGGGTGCTTGGTTGAGATACCAAACGGCCTCCGTGCTAGTGTCCTGTAAGCCTCTTGATTTCTTCATTCTAGCCCTGCACAACCCTAGCctatgacaaatatatatataaaagcacaAAACTGAGAGAAATAGATCAGAGAGACGGGGAGAGGGGATATATATAAACCCTAATGAAAACCAGCGTTCTGATCTGTCAATCCGGTACTGTTATTCTCCTCTCAGGATTAGGACTCGAGAACTCGGATAATGATGATCAGAATATTATTAGGAAACGACACTACTATATCGTACCCTTCTACCCAATCACAATTACTTTACAactcttaataaaataatattttaaaatatctaacaaaatcaaatgaaaacaaaagtcaaacttaaattttaaaaaatatattattttaatttataattgtaaacaAATAGTTAAgtgataataaaattatatatttcaatctacctcattttattattataatttttataaatttttaaataaaatataataaataatataatttttttaaattttaatataataataatattaaaaaatatattctaataatattttatttaattttcaactttcatctaaaactatctcattttattttactatccaaaccctagctaaatattagtattttcttGGACAATTTTAGGATTATCGAGAAAAGTGATTCCTTCATTATACCATTGTATAAATTGTACTTttatttcttgtgttttttatttaaataattttttaaatctctttaaacattaaaaaaaatacattaaaaaaatacttacttaatcattaaataaaaaaaaaaatagaactgaTATATTCTGTTGTTAGCTTTTCTAGGCGGgagaatcattttcctttttttttttttttttttttaattttttccatctTCTGACCACATTTACACCTGAGATTTGTAAGTTCCTTTACAAAGGTTTACAACTCTTTATAcaactaatattttaaatagaggatatttctataaaaagtaaatatacatatatacaactCTTTCATAACAATTTTATAACTCATTTCCAAACAACTAATGAAATCatgtcacttcattaaaaataaattttaatattataaaattacactTCATTtcatatagaattataaaataattgtaaatttatcatttttctttcataaaataatgttacttttataaattattttataaaataatcctCATTGTGTAAAAAGTTGTGACAAGAATTAATTGTACGTATGTATATAATCTTTCTTTAGAAAATATTGTCTATCGATAATGTGAAGCTAacaaaagatatttttcatcCTAAACCCTTAATTTTGCATTGGGCAAAAAATAacctaattaatttttaactaattataccGTGCAAGTATAAGAAGAAATGAGACTCGtatgaagattttaaaaaaaaaatggctggCCGGGCCATTGCCTTCTGATCTTAGATTCCCACTGATCACACCTACACTACCGGTCTTAAGCAGAGGCCGTCTGTGGATTTtctataataacatatatttgcaGATGACAAAATAAAGGTGGGAACGATATTCCAAAATGGAAAAACATAATCTTTTACATTGCCAATTAAGATACCAACATCAAAACTCAGGAACTACAGCAGAGATACAACCTCTTCGAAAGTCTTTGTATGGGCTCTTAAAGAGATAACCATATAGGTTGAAAAACAGTCAGGTACGTTGCAGGTTCTTCATATAATTTCCTAAACCTCCCCCAGATAAATCTGTTTATCGCTACTGCAAGATCCAACAATAGGTTCACTGGGATGGAAGACGCACTCATTAACTGATCCAGTATGGCCGGGGAGCTTATACAAGATGCGTCGAGAAGTTGTATCCCATATGTAAACCATCCGATCTGAACTCCCTGCCGTGACTTTGCTTCCATCAGGTGACCAACCACATTTCAACAAGTTCTTTTCGAAGTTGTGTTGGTGCCCTTCCAATACCTTCACACATCGATTTTGTGGTGCGTATGGACGCATATCCCATATGCAGAGCTTGCAGTCCATACCATTTGTAAGAAGATAGGAGCCATCGGGACTCAGCTGCATACCTGTTATCATATCTTGATGCCCTTGAAGAGTCATTGTCACTTCACCCTTGCGCAAGTCCCATACCTTTATGTCATTGTCAATACCACCTGTGAAGATCTTGTCAGATGCATCTGAGAAACTGACAGCTGTGATTTGATATTTATCTGGAAATGTTTGGATTGCACCCCTCTGCCGCATGTCCCACAGTTTGGCAGTTCCATCATCGGATCCACTAACAACGAGTGGCGGTCCCCTTCGAGAAGGGCAACATGAATTCACAAATGACGAGTGCTCAGCCATCTTCTTTATCTGTTTCCCTGTTTCAACATCCCATGCCCTCAGGGTTTTGTCAGGACTGGCAGATATTATCTGGGATCCATCACCAGTCCAGTGAAGATCCAAAACTGCATTCTTGTGTCCTTTTAAAACCATGAAATTCTTGCAATCCCCATGTACGTTCCACAAAAAGATTTCTCTGTCATGAGATCCAGATGCAACCACTGTTCCTGCTGGATTGAACTTCATAGTGTAGATGGTGCTCTGGTGACCCATCAGCAACATGATTGGCGATTCCAAACTTGAAGTCCGCTGTTTCCCGTTTGGCCCAGGTGCTTGCGGACCACTATATGGGACAGTAGACCATTCCATTGGTCTTGGGCCAGCTGTAGACAAAGCGTTCTCACCCCATGCTGGAATAACTTCCATCTCTTCCTGCTTTCTTTAATAGGTGACAACCTACTCTCTATGGAGCTAATCCTGAGATAAAAACTAAACAAATTAGCCATCCATGTAAAACAAGCAGGATGAAGAGCTGAATATGGAATTTCAGAACTCCTCATCAGTTAATTCAGAAcctgaaaactaaaaaaaaaaattacggtGATCCCCTCCCCCCCAGCATAAATGTTAAAAAGAAGTCCTCAATCGACCAACCTAAACCACTGcataaatagaaagaaagaaacgaaatgTGGTCTGACCTACACTTTCTTTTTTAGTTATACTATCACAGCCAATACTTTTTACAACTACACTAGAGCGTCTCAATTAATTATGAACGAAGACAATatcacttacaaaaaaaaaatgaacgaaGACTATCATTTTCGTCCATGTACTATGTTAACCCCACAACATGAAAACAATTGACAATCACTCATTCAATATAGGCAAAAACCATTCAGGTTTGATCACATGCTTCAATCAAagttaacacaaaaaaatggcatgtTAAACATTGATTGGTGcatgcaataaaaaatattaaaagtatatGATCTTTACATACAGAAATTCAGATCTGTGTGGTGTGATTTGAACCTAAGACCTCTAACCTAATACAAGCATTGGTTATCTTTATTTAAGACAaggattgaagaaaaatagaacttcataaatcttataaaaattgcCAAAGAGAAATAGAACCTAACACCATAAAGTATAAGTAGAATGTGATAAAGAGGCGAGACAGGACTAGGTAGATATTTGATTCAAATATTAATAACTCCTTTTTAATGACCAGGATGAATACAAAACTCATATTACAATGCACGAGGTTGGAGGTTTACATATGAAATCCATTCTAACTAAATCCTACCTCTTTATAACCatttcagaaagaaagaaagaaaagaaaaaaacacactCATATCCAcacataaaaattattcatttatatCGGTTACTAATTCACAAATGGCACAACTAATGGTGCAGTGACAGGGCACTCAAGTAGCTTTCACAGAGGCATATAATAGCATACGTGTACAGCAAGCTTCAGTGGCCAGATTATTGGGATTTCTAGTGGCTCCCCTCACTGGAATGTCATTTTTTTCAGAGTGGCTTCTGATTGGGAAGTTGATACATTCGCAGAAGTTTtcaatctcatgtactctaCCGGATCAAGTCTTGAAGCTTTAGATAAGACAGCCTTGGGCCCTTCCAAGGAAGGAAGTTTATTTTCCATTCTTTTTATCAGATTCTCATACCTCAggatagaaactattttccttACAGGAATATTTAAGAGACTAAAACACCTTTAAGAGCAGCCTTTTTAGTTTGGACAGTCTCCTTAGGAAGTTATCCTCACCATTGATAACCTAAGGAAATGTCATATCATTGTAATTGATTAATGTTGAATGTGAAAAAGGAGCAAAAAAATATGTAGACCACCTTTTTACTCCATCGTGAGGTTGTCAGAGCATTGCGGAATGACTTCTTTGGTAGTGTTGGCTGGCTTGGGATATGCCTAGAAAAACAGTAGATCTCTTTGTAAACTAGAGAGAGCTATATACACCCCTCAAATTGCAGTAACGTGGAATATGGCTTCTATCTGTTACAGTGCTATCTTTGTAgagaaatgaatagtaaaaatattttaggacTGTGAACAGATGATGGAAGagcttaaaacttttttttcaatactttgCTTCTTTAGGCAGCTCCcacgatttccttgtatctttttctATTCCAaattaggtgtttctcttgtatatagCCACTGTCATTGGGCTATGCCCCTTGGgttcaataaaaatttcaactacttaaaaaaaactagtttacaAATGTATTGTGGTTAATCACATTTCATAAttggcaaaaaagaaaaaaaaatcatgtttgttCATTCAACAAGACTTAAAAGGATGGGATAGGAAATATCACAATTATTAAATAGTGGATTTCATATGCTCCATTAATGGTTTGTTTTAAATATGGTTGGTGTATTCAAACAATCCAAGAACAGTGTCTCTAGCTTCATACTTTCTTGTTCACACTAATACTCCCTATACTCATGATAATCCCAAGACCCAGTCTCTGGCACAACATTCAACCTTATAAACTGATCAAGTGTCCAATTCGAATATAAGACCCCCTAAATTTTGCCTAACCTAAAATAAACTTAATCTGGCACAACATTATGGGTGTTCATTTGAAGGCACCAGCTTCAACATTGTCTAATTTTTTACACCATGACAGAATTTCATATTATTcgtaaaaaaatgaaaaaaaaaactgcagaTGGCAAAATACTGAGTGAAATAAGTCCTCTTTCGACCTAGATCAGAAATAAACaagtgattttaaaaaaataaaaagaagaagaagaatggctCATCGTCCATAAATAGGATTTACAACTATGTAATTAGAAATTTCTATTTCCACTTCATTTTTCCCTGTTCAAGATAACCCCTAAGTTACCCAGCGGAAACTGAATAATTAAAGCCTCATATCCAACAATTTTATGTGTTTCCATCGGCGAAACACTCCCTCAGCAACCAAGTGGACCACTAACACATTACAACATCACGGAAACGAAACTCAAACGCAACTACAAAAGTTATTCCGATTTCCAAAGAATAGAAACATCCCAAACCAAATTTAATGCAAGGAATGAAATAATAAGCTAAATCAAGTTCGGCTATTGAGATTGAAGGAAAACAAACCGAAAGACAACACATTCAGCGCTAGGAAAAATTCCCAGCACAGCTATCATTTTATAGAATAAAACTAGTAAATGGAACAAGGATTCCCAGAAAGAGCGAGGGagcgagagagcgagagagagttTACTTGGTGGAGATTTGCGTGGTAAACCCTAGAGGTTCTCTTTTTCTTCGTTGGCGAAGGCGACGGAGGTACCATAATTTGGGGCCTGATTCAGGTATATATCAAACCCCATACAAAGTTAAGTGGACGTCGTCGTTTTCCGAGTTGTACCTTTTCCTATTGCTTTTTTGgttaagaaatgttttttttttttttttcccctcggAAAAAAACTTTCATTAGAGATAAATGTATCAACAGCATCGTTAGAAGGCATCCAAGAGGCGCAAACatgaataaattacaaattgaaTGGGACCCCCAAGTGATTGATGctatatcaaatcatacttaTAGAATTGATTAAGAAATTCAAGGCATTTCTTCATAATATCTGCTTCAATCATTTGAAGACTAATATGTAAGGAAAATTCATCGATTCCAAAATCGATATGCGCATGAATTAGGGCAATGGGCTGTTTCCAACCATCAATATGGAAACTTGTCTCTCTCCACCATCCCCCTCCACTGTCGAAATTTCATAGTAGAAAGGATCTCCCAGTTTGTGATATTTTACTCTCTAAACTATGTATGTTTGTCTTCCCAATACTTTATAATGAAGTAGTAAacttgccaagaaaaaaaaacagagagagacaaATGTATCAGTTCAAACATTACAAACTACTATAAGAAAGTAGAAATGACAACATAGTCTTTTtcattatgaaaattcaataaaCACTGTGAAACTTTAGTTAGAGGAATGTTTCCAATGAAATTATTAGAAGCTACACATTGCGTAATGGCATGCGCGAATTGATTCTGAAAACGATATAGTTTGTTTGCTTCCCAGTTAAAGAAATTGTCCAGTAACAATCTTGTGTCTTTTATGGTACCTGCTGCTATCCAAGCTTGAGTTTCTTTTGGCTCTGTCAATGCAGATATTGTTCTTTGAGAGTCTCATTCAATTGTGATGTTTAATAAATGCCTTGAATATGCTTTTTTAACTCCTAAGAATGCTGTCATTGCCTTGCCTAGATTTGGATTGTAACTTCTTATCTGATTTGCCATTATAAAATTGTCTCCCCAATATGTGATCTACAAACTGCAACTGGGATGCATCCATTTTATCTTACCCAAAAGAAATAGAATACTTATTCGAGGGGGGGTCCATATTTTTTCTaccccttcatttttttctttgaaatctcATGCATTACAATGGTCACTACAAGAATGCTTTACTTTAACAACAAATTGTTCTATAGAAATATTTAGAGAGTCATGCACAATTTGACTTCTATAGAACCATAAGTTATTCATAGCAATCATagcaaaaatttgaaacttgtGGACTTGAGTATCCAAAAATGTTTAGCCACTATGAAAATTGTCTCCCCAATATGGGATCTGCAAACTGCAACTAGGGTGCTTCCATTTGATCTTACCCAAAAGAAATAGAGTACTTATTCGAGGGGGTCCATATTTTTTCTaacccttcattttttttctttgaaatctcATGCATTACAATGGTCACTATAAGAATGCTTTACTTTAACAACAAATTGTTCTATAGAAAGATTTAGAGAGTCATGCACAATCTGATTTCTATAAAACCATAAGTTATCCACAACAATCATatcaaaaatttgaaacttgtGGACTTGAGTATCCATAAATGTTTAGCAGTACGTAACTTGATATAATacgattataaagttacttttatcataaaataaatttaacatattatataaaattatttcatttataaatttatttttataatatctctttataacgatattattatttttttgttaaattactATTAAGATTTCCATACGAGTTATTGCAACCTTTCGTTTTAACACACCCTACACACTCGCCCATTTGGTGGTCGCTTggatttaaaac
This window of the Juglans regia cultivar Chandler chromosome 12, Walnut 2.0, whole genome shotgun sequence genome carries:
- the LOC109005832 gene encoding U5 small nuclear ribonucleoprotein 40 kDa protein-like is translated as MEVIPAWGENALSTAGPRPMEWSTVPYSGPQAPGPNGKQRTSSLESPIMLLMGHQSTIYTMKFNPAGTVVASGSHDREIFLWNVHGDCKNFMVLKGHKNAVLDLHWTGDGSQIISASPDKTLRAWDVETGKQIKKMAEHSSFVNSCCPSRRGPPLVVSGSDDGTAKLWDMRQRGAIQTFPDKYQITAVSFSDASDKIFTGGIDNDIKVWDLRKGEVTMTLQGHQDMITGMQLSPDGSYLLTNGMDCKLCIWDMRPYAPQNRCVKVLEGHQHNFEKNLLKCGWSPDGSKVTAGSSDRMVYIWDTTSRRILYKLPGHTGSVNECVFHPSEPIVGSCSSDKQIYLGEV